A genomic stretch from Pontivivens ytuae includes:
- a CDS encoding riboflavin synthase — protein MFTGIITDIGRVVRAEMKGDLHVRIATDYAPEGIDLGASIACDGVCLTVTDRGRDVGQAWFDVTISAESIDKTTAGTWTPGKRLNLERALRVGDELGGHIVSGHVDGLAEVIDVRDEGESTRVTLRAPEGLAKFIAPKGSVALNGTSLTVNDVDGRDFGINFIPHTKAETTWGDVSTGDAVNLEIDTLARYVARLADAQG, from the coding sequence ATGTTCACGGGCATCATCACCGATATCGGCCGCGTCGTGCGGGCGGAGATGAAGGGCGATCTGCATGTGCGCATCGCGACGGACTACGCGCCCGAGGGGATCGATCTCGGCGCCTCCATCGCCTGCGACGGGGTCTGCCTGACCGTGACCGATCGGGGCCGCGACGTGGGCCAGGCCTGGTTTGACGTGACGATCAGTGCCGAGAGCATCGACAAGACGACCGCCGGGACATGGACGCCGGGCAAGCGGCTCAACCTCGAACGCGCACTGCGCGTGGGCGATGAGCTCGGCGGGCACATCGTCTCGGGCCACGTGGACGGGCTCGCCGAGGTGATCGACGTGCGCGACGAGGGGGAGAGCACCCGCGTCACCCTGCGCGCGCCCGAGGGCCTTGCGAAGTTCATCGCGCCCAAGGGCTCGGTCGCGCTCAACGGCACCTCGCTCACCGTCAACGATGTTGACGGTCGCGATTTCGGCATCAATTTCATTCCGCACACCAAGGCCGAGACGACCTGGGGCGATGTCTCTACCGGCGATGCCGTGAATCTGGAGATCGACACCCTCGCCCGCTACGTCGCCCGGCTGGCGGACGCGCAGGGCTGA